One Streptomyces sp. SAI-135 DNA segment encodes these proteins:
- a CDS encoding Pr6Pr family membrane protein: MTAPIPKDLPDLPALPGMPTFLPSPVPATAVVAPVRHPVAAAFRVLVALTAAGAVTVELLLSSAVRTLSYFSVQSMILLALVLLPSARRAWTARRPVSSAWTGAALLYVVITALVHHVLLANASSPFLLTGEAAHPTGWHAVTAHLMHTAIPAAALADWLLLTPPGRLHLRQAATWLLYPLAYLLFSFLRGELIPPGTPGRYLYPFLDVDLHGYKNVLGNALLLGLSFYALAILLVALDHVRPNPIRHRAKTGFRLQPPVG, from the coding sequence ATGACCGCGCCGATACCGAAGGACCTCCCGGACCTCCCCGCCCTCCCGGGAATGCCCACCTTCCTGCCCTCGCCCGTCCCCGCCACGGCGGTGGTGGCTCCCGTACGCCACCCCGTGGCCGCCGCCTTCCGCGTGCTGGTGGCTCTGACGGCCGCGGGGGCCGTGACCGTCGAACTGCTCCTGAGCAGCGCGGTGCGCACCCTGAGCTATTTCTCGGTCCAGAGCATGATCCTGCTGGCGCTGGTGCTCCTGCCGTCGGCCCGCAGAGCGTGGACAGCCCGCCGCCCCGTGTCGTCCGCATGGACGGGTGCGGCCCTGCTCTACGTCGTGATCACGGCCCTGGTGCACCACGTACTGCTGGCGAACGCGTCGAGCCCCTTCCTCCTGACCGGAGAGGCGGCGCACCCGACCGGCTGGCACGCGGTGACCGCCCACCTCATGCACACGGCGATCCCCGCGGCGGCACTGGCGGACTGGCTCCTGCTGACGCCCCCCGGCCGCCTGCACCTGCGCCAGGCGGCGACCTGGCTGCTGTACCCCCTGGCGTACCTGCTGTTCTCCTTCCTCCGAGGCGAACTGATCCCCCCGGGCACACCGGGCCGCTACCTCTATCCCTTCCTGGACGTCGACCTCCACGGCTACAAGAACGTCCTCGGCAACGCCCTCCTCCTCGGCCTCTCCTTCTACGCTCTCGCGATCCTCCTGGTCGCCCTCGACCACGTCCGCCCGAACCCCATCCGCCACCGCGCCAAAACCGGATTTCGTCTCCAGCCACCGGTGGGCTAA
- a CDS encoding AQJ64_40280 family protein, whose translation MLGDIPDAAGHDIRWTGTRLRLSTRKQSMNTTVEWIRADERLPYDGAGILAAVTGRYPGEQEDGPESLSGQEFWLVLPMYFRRIHPVEETGEIIENCFYDSDGVVRFPIGGPTCEEMVTHWAEMPSLPGMDVQRVYGKDVGRALRALPPST comes from the coding sequence GTGCTGGGGGACATCCCCGATGCGGCGGGCCACGACATCCGGTGGACTGGCACTCGCCTGCGCCTCTCGACCAGAAAGCAAAGCATGAATACGACAGTTGAATGGATCCGAGCCGACGAGCGACTCCCCTACGACGGTGCCGGCATCCTCGCAGCCGTGACCGGTCGCTATCCGGGCGAGCAGGAGGATGGCCCCGAGTCGCTCTCCGGGCAGGAGTTCTGGCTGGTACTCCCGATGTACTTCCGTCGCATCCATCCGGTGGAGGAAACCGGAGAGATCATCGAGAACTGCTTTTACGACTCCGACGGCGTGGTCCGCTTCCCCATCGGTGGGCCGACCTGCGAGGAAATGGTCACGCACTGGGCCGAAATGCCGAGCCTTCCCGGCATGGACGTACAGCGCGTCTACGGCAAGGACGTAGGACGTGCGCTTCGCGCCCTGCCCCCTTCCACGTGA
- a CDS encoding transglycosylase domain-containing protein, giving the protein MSKKRSGGGLSPTQQAAKFLGVSVLAGAVMAGIALPAAGALGLAAKGSVESFDELPTNLKTPPLSQRTTILDSEGGTIATVYSRDRTVVDLKDISPYMQKAIVAIEDSRFYQHGAVDLKGVLRALNKNAQSGGVAQGASTLTQQLVKNVAVEEAGDDPTKVAEATQQTIGRKIRELKYAIQLEEELGKKKILENYLNITFFGQQAYGVEAASQRYFSRHAKDLNLEQSALLAGIVQSPSRYDPVNDEAEATKRRNTVLQRMAEVGDVSQAEADKAKEQPLGLKVSKPKNGCITAVKGAGFFCDYVREVFLTDPVFGKTKEARAKVWNQGGLTIRTTMDPQAQKSVQNSIKEHVYQDDDVATAATIVQPGTGKILAMGQSRPYGINVKKNETTINLSVNGSMGGGAGYQPGSTFKPIVAAAAIEGGTPATQIYPSPYKMDYPAPVQACNGKVWNEKGVPVENENSSETGPYDMKTATAKSVNTYYVSLISDIGICPVTEMAAKMGVQRADGRKIQQAPSIALGTQEMSPLTMANAYATFASRGMYCTPVAIESITQRAGEKSKSLQVPKSTCSRAMSENTADTINTLLKGVVEDGTGSQAGLGPSRDSAGKTGTTDERYAAWFVGYTPNMAGAVWVGDPAHKRQMKNITIGGVGYGKVFGGEVPGPIWRDMMSGALEGKEAPQFNTVYIPDMPKKEDPGKGDDDGDNGDNRGNDNGGNDNGGNDGGNTTFPTPSFSIPEGFIQGTNNGNGNGGGRG; this is encoded by the coding sequence ATGTCGAAGAAGCGCTCGGGCGGCGGTCTGTCGCCCACGCAGCAGGCCGCCAAGTTCCTCGGTGTCAGTGTCCTCGCGGGAGCGGTGATGGCCGGCATCGCGCTGCCCGCGGCCGGCGCACTGGGGCTCGCGGCCAAGGGGTCGGTGGAGAGTTTCGACGAGCTCCCGACCAACCTGAAGACCCCGCCGCTGAGCCAGCGCACCACCATCCTCGACAGCGAGGGCGGCACCATCGCCACGGTGTACTCGCGCGACCGCACGGTGGTCGACCTCAAGGACATCTCGCCGTACATGCAGAAGGCGATCGTCGCGATCGAGGACTCGCGCTTCTACCAGCACGGCGCGGTCGACCTGAAGGGCGTCCTGCGCGCGCTCAACAAGAACGCCCAGAGCGGCGGCGTCGCCCAGGGCGCCTCCACGCTCACCCAGCAGCTCGTGAAGAACGTCGCGGTGGAGGAGGCCGGTGACGACCCGACGAAGGTCGCCGAGGCCACCCAGCAGACCATCGGCCGCAAGATCCGCGAGCTGAAGTACGCGATCCAGCTCGAAGAGGAACTCGGCAAGAAGAAGATCCTCGAGAACTACCTGAACATCACGTTCTTCGGCCAGCAGGCCTACGGCGTCGAGGCCGCCTCCCAGCGTTACTTCTCCCGGCACGCCAAGGACCTCAACCTGGAGCAGTCGGCGCTGCTCGCGGGCATCGTCCAGTCCCCCAGCCGCTACGACCCCGTCAACGACGAGGCCGAGGCGACCAAGCGGCGCAACACCGTGCTCCAGCGCATGGCCGAGGTCGGTGACGTCTCGCAGGCGGAGGCCGACAAGGCCAAGGAGCAGCCGCTGGGCCTCAAGGTCAGCAAGCCGAAGAACGGCTGCATCACCGCGGTCAAGGGCGCCGGCTTCTTCTGCGACTACGTCCGCGAGGTCTTCCTGACCGACCCGGTCTTCGGCAAGACCAAGGAGGCGCGGGCCAAGGTCTGGAACCAGGGAGGCCTGACGATCCGGACCACCATGGACCCGCAGGCCCAGAAGTCGGTGCAGAACTCCATCAAGGAGCACGTCTACCAGGACGACGACGTGGCCACCGCGGCCACCATCGTCCAGCCCGGCACCGGCAAGATCCTGGCGATGGGCCAGTCGCGGCCGTACGGCATCAACGTCAAGAAGAACGAGACGACGATCAATCTCTCGGTCAACGGCTCCATGGGCGGCGGCGCGGGCTACCAGCCCGGTTCGACGTTCAAGCCGATCGTGGCCGCGGCCGCCATAGAGGGCGGTACTCCGGCGACGCAGATCTACCCCTCGCCGTACAAGATGGACTACCCGGCCCCGGTCCAGGCCTGCAACGGCAAGGTCTGGAACGAGAAGGGCGTCCCGGTCGAGAACGAGAACTCCTCCGAGACCGGCCCGTACGACATGAAGACCGCGACGGCGAAGTCGGTCAACACCTACTACGTGTCGTTGATCAGCGACATCGGCATCTGCCCGGTGACGGAGATGGCCGCGAAGATGGGCGTCCAGCGCGCCGACGGCCGCAAGATCCAGCAGGCCCCGTCGATCGCCCTGGGCACCCAGGAGATGTCCCCGCTGACCATGGCGAACGCGTACGCGACCTTCGCCTCGCGCGGGATGTACTGCACCCCGGTCGCCATCGAGTCGATCACCCAGCGGGCCGGCGAGAAGTCGAAGTCCCTCCAGGTCCCGAAGTCGACCTGCTCGCGGGCGATGTCGGAGAACACCGCGGACACCATCAACACGCTCCTGAAGGGCGTGGTCGAGGACGGCACGGGTTCCCAGGCGGGCCTCGGCCCCAGCCGTGACAGCGCGGGCAAGACGGGTACGACCGACGAGCGCTACGCGGCCTGGTTCGTGGGCTACACGCCGAACATGGCCGGCGCGGTCTGGGTCGGCGACCCCGCCCACAAGCGCCAGATGAAGAACATCACCATCGGCGGCGTCGGCTACGGCAAGGTCTTCGGTGGCGAGGTCCCCGGCCCGATCTGGCGCGACATGATGAGCGGCGCCCTGGAGGGCAAGGAAGCCCCGCAGTTCAACACCGTCTACATCCCGGACATGCCGAAGAAGGAGGACCCCGGCAAGGGCGACGACGACGGCGACAACGGCGACAACCGCGGGAACGACAACGGCGGCAACGACAACGGCGGGAACGACGGTGGCAACACCACCTTCCCGACGCCGAGCTTCTCCATCCCGGAGGGCTTCATCCAGGGCACGAACAACGGGAACGGCAACGGGGGTGGGCGCGGCTGA
- a CDS encoding Pycsar system effector family protein — protein sequence MTTPGGDTNPTPTSTPTRGAQLARVLLLEAREELVRADNKAGLLLASLGATLTALLGAIGSGVIAPRQYPIVPQLLLWAGCAACAPALVLLGLAVTPRLGHPRRSRTHYFGDARLTTSPAQLERTLTRTDPMSRDLNQLAFLSRIAWTKYRCIRHALTWATAFYTLTLLGIVTAAST from the coding sequence ATGACCACACCCGGAGGCGACACGAACCCGACCCCGACCTCAACCCCGACCCGTGGCGCACAACTGGCCAGGGTCCTGCTCCTGGAGGCCCGCGAGGAACTGGTGAGGGCCGACAACAAGGCCGGCCTCCTGCTGGCGTCCCTGGGCGCGACCCTGACCGCCCTCCTCGGCGCGATCGGCAGCGGCGTGATCGCCCCGCGGCAGTACCCGATCGTCCCCCAGCTCCTGCTCTGGGCGGGCTGCGCCGCCTGTGCCCCGGCGCTGGTCCTGCTGGGCCTGGCGGTGACCCCACGACTCGGCCACCCCCGACGGTCCCGCACCCACTACTTCGGCGACGCGAGACTGACCACGTCCCCGGCCCAACTGGAACGCACGCTCACCCGCACCGACCCCATGTCCCGCGACCTGAACCAACTGGCGTTCCTCTCCCGGATCGCCTGGACCAAATACCGCTGCATCCGCCATGCCCTGACCTGGGCCACGGCGTTCTACACCCTGACCCTGCTGGGCATAGTGACGGCAGCGTCGACTTGA
- a CDS encoding metallophosphoesterase: protein MRARYGVPLGIAAVGAAGLVYSAGFEARSFRLRRVTVPVLPPGMRPLRVLQVSDIHMVGGQRKKQRWLRSLAGLRPDFVINTGDNLSDPDGVPEVLDALGPLMEFPGAYVFGSNDYYGPKFRNPARYLFEKAQGRHGLNGNAPAVGVVHNPWENLRDGFDAAGWQNLTNTRGTLKIEGVSVELTGLDDPHIKRDRYAEVAGGPSGAADFSMGLVHAPYLRALDAFAADGYPLILAGHTHGGQICLPFYGAFVTNCDLDTDRVKGLSRHTAEGRTSYLHVSAGCGTSRYTPVRFACPPEVTLLTLVGRE from the coding sequence ATGCGCGCGCGATACGGAGTTCCCCTGGGAATCGCGGCGGTTGGCGCCGCCGGTCTCGTCTACTCGGCTGGTTTCGAAGCCCGTTCCTTCCGGCTGCGACGAGTGACGGTCCCCGTCCTGCCGCCCGGCATGCGCCCCCTGCGGGTGCTCCAGGTCTCCGACATCCACATGGTCGGCGGCCAGCGCAAGAAGCAGCGCTGGCTGCGCTCACTGGCGGGCCTGCGCCCGGACTTCGTGATCAACACGGGCGACAACCTGTCGGACCCGGACGGCGTGCCCGAGGTCCTGGACGCGCTGGGCCCGCTGATGGAGTTCCCGGGCGCGTACGTCTTCGGCTCCAACGACTACTACGGCCCCAAGTTCCGCAACCCCGCCCGCTACCTGTTCGAGAAGGCCCAGGGCCGCCACGGCCTGAACGGCAACGCCCCGGCGGTAGGGGTCGTCCACAACCCGTGGGAGAACCTGCGGGACGGTTTCGACGCGGCGGGCTGGCAGAACCTCACGAACACACGGGGCACGCTGAAGATCGAGGGCGTGTCGGTGGAGCTGACCGGCCTGGACGACCCGCACATCAAGCGGGACCGCTACGCCGAGGTGGCCGGCGGCCCGTCCGGCGCGGCCGACTTCTCGATGGGCCTGGTGCACGCGCCGTACCTGCGCGCCCTGGACGCGTTCGCCGCCGACGGCTACCCGCTGATCCTGGCCGGTCACACCCACGGCGGCCAGATCTGCCTTCCCTTCTACGGCGCCTTCGTCACCAACTGCGATCTCGACACCGACCGCGTGAAGGGCCTGTCCCGGCACACGGCGGAGGGCAGGACGTCGTATCTGCACGTGTCGGCGGGCTGCGGCACGAGCCGCTACACGCCGGTTCGTTTCGCGTGCCCGCCCGAGGTGACGCTGTTGACGCTGGTGGGCCGGGAGTAG
- a CDS encoding DUF4407 domain-containing protein, which translates to MTDSPTNRTPATDPANGPRGRDEAPARLPGLPFDLDAGRRLRTLTGVDEELLARVRYERSKYTALGGVVLGTSVIAAFSMWNFATEALGRVSLVALLPTVIWMLFVLNLDRWLVTPQPNARRRVGPLLTRLVIALMLGAVIAEPLVLRIFQTAIEEHVADERTDAVDRLRTNLVRCNPVPSTTRTASPQGCDRTYVLSFGATPGERAEELAALRSDATTLQKRVDQDTARLEGIDSEVRDECRRLVRMAATGLYQRTSECLRLREKAHDYRTTHRTSENEKRLAGMNSRISAIEAALTSSRGAFLRTRAEGIERRLEEERAKQKEIGVLERIRALDELAGGNPVLFVGIWLVRMLFVFLDVLPVLVKYLSGETAYDRMLTGESNSAVKLHSEEIRLSERRAAANLEIAQDAIEQEVRRHRAESEAAFREHTAAMNIRVRQAVNALEDEIRRSSNV; encoded by the coding sequence TTGACTGACTCCCCGACGAACCGGACGCCGGCAACGGACCCGGCGAACGGCCCGCGCGGACGCGATGAGGCCCCCGCCCGACTCCCCGGCCTGCCCTTCGACCTCGACGCCGGGCGCCGGCTGCGCACCCTGACCGGAGTCGACGAGGAGCTCCTGGCCAGGGTCCGGTACGAGCGGAGCAAGTACACGGCGCTCGGCGGCGTGGTGCTCGGCACGTCCGTGATCGCGGCGTTCTCCATGTGGAACTTCGCGACCGAGGCACTCGGCAGGGTGTCGCTCGTGGCGCTGCTCCCGACGGTCATCTGGATGCTGTTCGTGCTCAACCTGGACCGCTGGCTGGTCACTCCGCAGCCGAACGCCCGGCGCCGGGTCGGGCCCCTCCTCACCCGTCTGGTGATCGCCCTGATGCTCGGCGCGGTGATCGCCGAGCCGCTGGTGCTGCGCATCTTCCAGACGGCCATCGAGGAACATGTCGCGGACGAACGCACGGATGCCGTCGACCGGCTGCGGACGAATCTGGTCCGCTGCAACCCCGTACCTTCCACGACGCGGACGGCCTCCCCGCAGGGCTGCGACAGGACGTACGTCCTCTCCTTCGGCGCGACCCCCGGCGAACGGGCCGAGGAACTGGCCGCCCTGCGCTCGGACGCCACCACCCTGCAGAAGCGGGTGGACCAGGACACCGCCAGGCTGGAGGGCATCGACTCCGAAGTACGGGACGAGTGCCGCCGGCTGGTCCGCATGGCCGCCACCGGCCTGTACCAGCGGACGTCCGAATGCCTGCGCCTGCGCGAGAAGGCGCACGACTACCGCACCACGCACCGCACCAGTGAGAACGAGAAGCGACTCGCCGGCATGAACAGCCGCATCTCGGCGATCGAGGCCGCCCTGACCTCGTCACGCGGTGCCTTCCTGCGGACCCGGGCCGAGGGCATAGAGCGGCGGCTGGAGGAGGAACGCGCCAAGCAGAAGGAGATCGGTGTCCTGGAACGGATCCGGGCGCTTGACGAACTCGCCGGCGGGAACCCGGTGTTGTTCGTGGGCATCTGGCTGGTCCGCATGCTGTTCGTCTTCCTCGACGTGCTTCCCGTCCTGGTGAAGTACCTGAGCGGCGAGACCGCGTACGACCGGATGCTCACCGGCGAGAGCAACAGCGCGGTCAAGCTCCACAGCGAGGAGATCCGGCTCTCCGAGCGCCGGGCCGCGGCCAACCTGGAGATCGCCCAGGACGCCATCGAACAGGAGGTCCGCCGCCACCGTGCCGAGTCGGAGGCGGCGTTCCGGGAGCACACGGCGGCGATGAACATCCGGGTGCGGCAGGCGGTGAACGCCCTGGAGGACGAGATCCGCCGCTCGTCGAACGTCTGA
- a CDS encoding LLM class flavin-dependent oxidoreductase, producing the protein MHSRIGLFLSPVHETGQDPNLAIRRNLDLVEYVDDLNFDEAWFGEHHTLGWGLVGAPETLIAAASQRTRQIKLAHGVVPLSGHHPFHVASRAVHLDHLTRGRYILGVGPGVPFDAKMFGLEQPVQRRRLEEALPTVLELVNGDERITQQTDWFDLREAKLQLPRFSPQGIEVAVATSGTSQSSPRLIGQYGLSMTSFALPFALLTPGAPAHINLAHQWKYAEEAAAEHGQTLDRDKWRIALPVHVAETREEAYADVREGYDRWLFEYFGKAAGREVLSPDVPRERALEARVEAGGALVGSVDDVVAGIERLHEITGGFGTLLVYVADWTSWEKTNRSMELLARYVAPRLTGSAARPQEAVDFAIASRKG; encoded by the coding sequence GTGCACAGCCGTATCGGTCTGTTCCTGTCCCCCGTCCACGAGACCGGTCAGGACCCGAACCTGGCGATACGCCGGAACCTGGACCTCGTCGAGTACGTCGACGACCTCAACTTCGACGAGGCGTGGTTCGGTGAGCACCACACGCTGGGCTGGGGCCTGGTCGGGGCGCCCGAGACCCTGATCGCCGCCGCCTCGCAGCGCACCCGCCAGATCAAGCTGGCCCACGGCGTCGTACCCCTGTCAGGGCACCACCCCTTCCACGTCGCCAGCCGGGCCGTGCACCTGGACCACCTGACCCGCGGCCGGTACATCCTGGGCGTCGGCCCCGGCGTGCCCTTCGACGCGAAGATGTTCGGCCTGGAGCAGCCGGTGCAGCGCCGCCGTCTGGAGGAGGCGCTGCCGACGGTCCTGGAACTCGTCAACGGCGACGAGCGGATCACCCAGCAGACCGACTGGTTCGACCTGCGCGAGGCCAAGCTCCAGCTCCCGCGGTTCTCCCCGCAGGGCATCGAGGTGGCCGTGGCGACCTCCGGCACCTCGCAGTCGAGCCCGCGCCTGATCGGCCAGTACGGGCTGAGCATGACGTCCTTCGCCCTGCCGTTCGCCCTGCTGACCCCGGGCGCGCCGGCGCACATCAACCTCGCGCACCAGTGGAAGTACGCGGAGGAGGCCGCCGCCGAGCACGGGCAGACCCTGGACCGCGACAAGTGGCGCATCGCGCTGCCGGTGCATGTGGCCGAGACCCGCGAGGAGGCCTACGCGGACGTCCGCGAGGGCTACGACCGCTGGCTGTTCGAGTACTTCGGCAAGGCGGCGGGACGCGAGGTGCTCAGCCCGGACGTGCCGCGGGAGCGGGCGCTGGAGGCCCGGGTCGAGGCCGGGGGAGCGCTCGTCGGCTCCGTGGACGACGTGGTCGCCGGCATCGAGCGGCTGCACGAGATCACCGGCGGCTTCGGCACGCTGCTCGTCTACGTCGCCGACTGGACCTCGTGGGAGAAGACCAACCGCAGCATGGAACTGCTGGCCCGCTACGTCGCCCCGCGCCTCACCGGCTCCGCCGCCCGGCCCCAGGAGGCGGTCGACTTCGCGATCGCCAGCCGCAAGGGGTAG
- a CDS encoding ScbA/BarX family gamma-butyrolactone biosynthesis protein, whose product MRKATRVSPTDPTPTLPLPPDPGTTADLDLDLDFVRTAPRHLVARSAVAEVLITDWRRLGPDTFRLGAQWPRAHHFYAPVAGTWYDPLLAAESLRQASVLVGQTYYGVPADHHFTIAELEFEVVPGALLLGARPAEMRLEFTATDVRRSGGTLTALTLQADLLRGTDFAGAGRLTLRISDRRDPAAGEGGGYPPLPDPVPPAVVGRLDAHDVVLGVPGPAAGRRGLTWDLRIDPGHPVLFDHPAGDVPGMVLLEAARQAVQAACAPYRVLPVELRSAFHHPVALATPCHISATRLPTQDATEDAALRVTAWQSNRLTFDSLVVASICD is encoded by the coding sequence ATGAGAAAGGCAACCCGCGTGTCGCCCACCGACCCCACACCCACCCTTCCCCTGCCACCGGACCCCGGCACAACGGCCGACCTCGACCTGGACCTGGACTTCGTCCGGACCGCACCGCGCCACCTCGTGGCCCGCAGCGCGGTGGCCGAGGTGCTGATCACGGACTGGCGGCGACTGGGCCCCGACACGTTCCGGCTGGGCGCGCAGTGGCCACGCGCCCACCACTTCTACGCACCCGTGGCCGGCACCTGGTACGACCCCCTGCTCGCCGCGGAGTCGCTGCGCCAGGCGTCCGTCCTGGTCGGACAGACGTACTACGGGGTTCCGGCCGATCACCACTTCACCATCGCCGAACTGGAGTTCGAGGTGGTGCCCGGCGCCCTGCTCCTCGGCGCCCGCCCCGCCGAGATGCGCCTGGAGTTCACGGCCACGGACGTACGGCGCAGCGGCGGCACCCTGACCGCACTCACCCTCCAGGCCGACCTGCTGCGCGGAACGGACTTCGCCGGTGCCGGGCGCCTGACCCTGCGGATCTCGGACCGTCGCGACCCCGCCGCAGGGGAGGGAGGCGGGTACCCGCCCCTGCCGGACCCCGTCCCGCCCGCCGTCGTCGGCCGCCTGGACGCACACGACGTGGTCCTCGGCGTCCCCGGCCCGGCGGCCGGCCGCCGCGGCCTGACCTGGGACCTGCGGATCGACCCCGGCCACCCGGTGCTCTTCGACCACCCGGCCGGCGACGTCCCCGGCATGGTCCTCCTGGAGGCCGCCCGCCAGGCGGTCCAGGCGGCCTGCGCCCCTTACCGCGTCCTCCCCGTCGAACTGCGCAGCGCCTTCCACCACCCGGTGGCCCTGGCCACCCCCTGCCACATCTCCGCGACCCGCCTGCCCACCCAGGACGCCACCGAGGACGCCGCCCTGCGGGTCACGGCCTGGCAGTCGAACCGTCTCACCTTCGACAGCCTCGTGGTGGCGAGCATCTGCGACTGA
- a CDS encoding GatB/YqeY domain-containing protein: MTTLKSKLQEDLNAAIKGRDELRSSTLRMTLAAITNEEVAGKEKRELSDAEVLKVIAKEAKKRREAADAFAQGGRAESAEREKAEGEVLAEYLPKQLSDEELNDVVAQAVAEAKAAGAEGPRAMGAVMKIVNPKVAGLAEGGRVAAAVKKHLAG; this comes from the coding sequence ATGACCACGCTCAAGTCGAAGCTGCAGGAAGACCTCAACGCCGCGATCAAGGGGCGCGACGAGCTGCGCTCCTCGACGCTCCGCATGACGCTCGCCGCGATCACCAACGAGGAGGTCGCGGGCAAGGAGAAGCGTGAGCTCTCCGACGCCGAGGTGCTCAAGGTGATCGCCAAGGAGGCGAAGAAGCGCCGTGAGGCCGCGGACGCCTTCGCGCAGGGTGGTCGCGCCGAGTCCGCCGAGCGGGAGAAGGCCGAGGGCGAGGTGCTCGCCGAGTACCTGCCGAAGCAGCTCAGCGACGAGGAGCTGAACGACGTCGTCGCCCAGGCCGTCGCGGAGGCGAAGGCCGCCGGGGCCGAGGGGCCGCGGGCCATGGGCGCCGTCATGAAGATCGTGAACCCGAAGGTCGCGGGCCTCGCCGAGGGCGGCCGCGTCGCCGCCGCGGTCAAGAAGCACCTGGCCGGCTGA
- a CDS encoding flavin reductase family protein: protein MLEQRSFRDILGRFTTGVVLVTADTADGPKGMAVNSFTSVSLTPPLVALCAADTSSTWPAIREAGHFAVTILGDGHAELCKLFSTKGADRFAGDGWSTTRAGHPIPADGLGWLDCRISTLHRAGDHELVIAEALEGALTDQAGPLVFHAGRFTALAAA from the coding sequence ATGCTGGAGCAACGCTCGTTCCGCGACATACTCGGCCGGTTCACCACGGGAGTGGTGTTGGTGACCGCCGACACCGCCGACGGCCCCAAGGGCATGGCGGTCAACTCCTTCACCTCCGTCTCCCTGACCCCGCCGCTGGTCGCCCTGTGCGCCGCGGACACCTCCTCCACCTGGCCGGCCATCCGCGAGGCCGGACACTTCGCCGTGACGATCCTCGGCGACGGGCACGCGGAGCTGTGCAAGCTGTTCAGCACCAAGGGCGCCGACCGGTTCGCCGGAGACGGTTGGTCGACGACCCGGGCCGGGCACCCCATCCCCGCCGACGGACTGGGCTGGCTGGACTGCCGTATCAGCACGCTCCACAGGGCGGGCGACCACGAACTGGTCATCGCCGAGGCCCTGGAGGGCGCCCTGACGGACCAGGCGGGACCGCTGGTCTTCCACGCGGGCCGCTTCACGGCGCTGGCGGCGGCCTGA
- a CDS encoding Crp/Fnr family transcriptional regulator gives MNHAWPPSTFLGRLRNATREELLEQGTPITYPAHRALLQQGDESRHILLITKGVVKVVASAESGYDMLLAVRIAGDLVGEMAAFEERPRSGTVVACSDVTARIIQMRTLETFLTRHPDAMRAILHMLCARLRWANRRRIDFQAYDSLTRLARVLAELSQAYAQPVPDGDGKRCALGVTLTQKELASLAGLALNTAEKSLAALTAKGLVERSYRNITICDVPKLLEFAKVVADNPY, from the coding sequence GTGAATCACGCGTGGCCGCCGTCCACCTTTCTCGGCCGGTTGCGGAACGCGACGCGCGAAGAACTCCTGGAACAGGGCACTCCGATCACCTACCCGGCTCATCGCGCCCTGCTCCAGCAGGGCGACGAGAGCCGGCACATCCTGTTGATCACCAAGGGTGTGGTGAAGGTCGTCGCCAGCGCCGAGAGCGGCTACGACATGCTGCTCGCCGTCCGCATAGCGGGTGACCTGGTGGGTGAGATGGCGGCCTTCGAGGAACGCCCCAGATCCGGCACGGTGGTCGCGTGCAGTGACGTGACCGCCCGGATCATCCAGATGCGGACGCTGGAGACCTTCCTCACCCGGCACCCGGACGCCATGCGGGCCATCCTCCACATGCTGTGCGCCCGGCTGCGCTGGGCCAACCGGCGCCGGATCGACTTCCAGGCCTACGACTCGCTGACCCGACTGGCCCGGGTCCTGGCCGAGTTGAGCCAGGCCTACGCCCAGCCCGTGCCGGACGGCGACGGAAAGCGCTGCGCCCTGGGCGTGACACTCACCCAGAAGGAACTCGCGTCTCTGGCCGGCCTGGCTCTCAACACGGCCGAAAAGAGCCTGGCCGCGCTGACGGCCAAGGGGCTGGTGGAGCGCAGTTACCGCAACATAACCATCTGTGACGTTCCGAAACTCCTTGAATTCGCCAAAGTCGTGGCCGACAACCCGTATTGA
- the wblA gene encoding transcriptional regulator WblA, whose product MGWVVDWSAQAACRTTDPDELFVQGAAQNRAKAVCTGCPVRTECLADALDNRVEFGVWGGMTERERRALLRRRPTVTSWRRLLETARVEYERGVGILPLEDDEIYENYAAVS is encoded by the coding sequence ATGGGCTGGGTAGTCGACTGGAGTGCGCAGGCGGCCTGCCGCACTACCGATCCGGATGAACTGTTCGTTCAAGGAGCAGCGCAGAACCGGGCGAAGGCGGTGTGCACCGGATGTCCGGTGCGCACGGAGTGCCTCGCCGACGCGCTGGACAACCGCGTCGAGTTCGGCGTGTGGGGAGGCATGACAGAGCGCGAGCGCCGCGCCCTGCTGCGCCGGCGGCCGACGGTCACGTCGTGGCGCAGGCTGCTGGAGACGGCGCGCGTCGAGTACGAGCGAGGGGTCGGGATCCTGCCCCTCGAGGACGACGAGATCTACGAGAACTACGCGGCGGTGAGCTGA